Proteins co-encoded in one Bremerella sp. TYQ1 genomic window:
- a CDS encoding Gfo/Idh/MocA family oxidoreductase yields MSASDASRRTFLKSSAAGVAATSLAMQAQKSQAADANSKLRIGFVGVGGRGFGAHVKSLSKIAKEGANIELVAVCDVYEHNRNRAADYIEKENGGKVARYVDFRDMYAKENLDAVSIGTPDHWHAIQAIEALQGDMHVYCEKPMVKQVEEAIELVRVWKDSGKVMQVGVQGTSLPIWDAAREKIDEGLLGKVLMYQTEYFRNSDLGQWRYYKLSKDMSPKTIDWKRFLGVEEGLAEDQPFDRAVFAQWRRFWEFGSGMFTDLFVHRTTQMMKATGLRYPARITGSGGLYLEYDGREVPDVATVVAEFNEGCQGLVTATMAASETPVEQLVRGHDGSILFDRPDSSGEFTFVPERPQVTHISPTVLPYERQVMKASQEAPKDQTKAHFENWIAAIENNEPQSCNNPPDLGAAAIVLVNLGARSYREGKVYRFDDETMTISEADGSWSKKWEKVSKERGKPEHVPGWKAGDKGSTINDPDHQKLEGPWIDGKDPAS; encoded by the coding sequence ATGAGCGCTTCCGATGCATCGCGTCGAACTTTTTTGAAATCATCCGCCGCCGGCGTTGCGGCGACTTCGCTTGCCATGCAGGCCCAGAAGTCGCAAGCTGCCGACGCCAACTCGAAGCTCCGTATCGGTTTCGTCGGTGTCGGTGGACGTGGTTTCGGTGCCCACGTTAAGAGCCTCTCGAAGATCGCGAAGGAAGGGGCCAACATCGAATTGGTCGCCGTTTGCGATGTCTACGAGCACAACCGCAATCGCGCCGCCGACTATATCGAAAAAGAAAACGGCGGCAAAGTTGCTCGCTACGTCGACTTCCGCGACATGTACGCCAAGGAAAACCTCGACGCTGTCAGCATCGGTACGCCAGACCACTGGCATGCCATTCAAGCCATCGAAGCCCTGCAAGGCGACATGCATGTCTATTGCGAAAAGCCGATGGTCAAGCAGGTCGAAGAAGCGATCGAACTGGTCCGCGTCTGGAAAGACAGCGGCAAAGTCATGCAGGTCGGCGTTCAAGGGACCAGCCTCCCGATTTGGGATGCAGCACGAGAAAAGATCGACGAAGGTCTGCTCGGCAAAGTCCTGATGTATCAGACTGAATACTTCCGTAACTCCGACCTCGGCCAGTGGCGCTATTACAAGTTGTCGAAAGACATGTCGCCTAAGACGATCGATTGGAAGCGATTTCTGGGTGTGGAAGAAGGTTTGGCCGAAGATCAGCCATTCGATCGTGCCGTGTTTGCTCAGTGGCGACGTTTCTGGGAATTCGGTAGCGGGATGTTCACCGACTTGTTCGTCCACCGAACCACGCAGATGATGAAGGCAACCGGGCTACGTTACCCAGCTCGCATCACCGGCAGCGGTGGTCTTTACCTCGAATATGACGGCCGCGAAGTGCCAGACGTTGCGACCGTTGTGGCCGAATTTAACGAAGGCTGCCAAGGTCTCGTCACCGCGACGATGGCTGCCTCGGAAACCCCAGTTGAACAACTGGTTCGTGGACACGACGGTTCGATTCTGTTCGATCGACCAGATAGCTCCGGCGAATTCACGTTCGTTCCGGAACGACCTCAAGTCACGCACATCAGCCCAACCGTTCTGCCGTACGAACGTCAGGTGATGAAGGCTTCCCAGGAAGCACCGAAAGATCAGACGAAGGCACACTTCGAGAACTGGATCGCTGCGATCGAGAACAACGAGCCGCAGTCGTGTAACAACCCACCAGATCTCGGCGCCGCGGCAATCGTGTTGGTGAACCTTGGTGCACGCAGCTATCGCGAAGGCAAAGTTTATCGCTTCGACGACGAAACGATGACGATCAGCGAAGCAGACGGTTCCTGGTCGAAGAAGTGGGAGAAAGTCTCCAAGGAACGTGGCAAGCCTGAGCATGTCCCTGGCTGGAAAGCTGGCGACAAAGGTTCGACCATCAACGATCCAGACCATCAGAAGCTGGAAGGCCCATGGATCGACGGCAAAGATCCTGCCTCCTAA
- a CDS encoding SDR family oxidoreductase, with protein MSHVFIIGSTGGVGSRLVPKLVAAGHEVTGLHRKPEQAEQLQAAGAKGVLADIIDITTEQLAEATKGCDVLVFSAGAAGSGPERTTAIDGGGVIKMMDAAKANGIKRLYVVSAFPDARRDAERKEGFEHYIKTKRMADNALAATDFDWVILRPGTLVTEEGNGQVAAGLALPYGNVARGNVAAVLAELIDTPQIRREIIELTDGDVPVKEAIQKLVR; from the coding sequence ATGAGTCACGTCTTTATCATTGGTTCGACCGGAGGTGTTGGGTCGCGGTTGGTGCCGAAGTTGGTTGCCGCTGGGCACGAAGTGACAGGTCTGCATCGCAAGCCAGAGCAAGCCGAACAGTTGCAAGCGGCAGGTGCGAAAGGGGTGCTCGCTGATATCATCGACATAACCACCGAACAGCTGGCCGAAGCGACCAAGGGTTGCGACGTGTTGGTCTTTTCGGCCGGGGCGGCAGGCAGTGGGCCAGAGCGAACAACCGCGATCGACGGTGGCGGGGTGATCAAGATGATGGATGCCGCGAAAGCGAACGGCATCAAGCGGCTGTACGTCGTTTCGGCGTTTCCCGATGCTCGCCGCGATGCGGAGCGGAAAGAAGGTTTCGAGCATTACATCAAAACCAAACGCATGGCCGACAACGCGTTGGCCGCCACCGACTTCGATTGGGTCATCCTCCGGCCTGGCACGTTGGTCACCGAAGAAGGCAACGGCCAAGTCGCCGCCGGTTTGGCTTTGCCGTATGGCAACGTGGCCCGAGGCAACGTAGCCGCCGTGTTAGCCGAACTGATCGACACCCCACAAATCCGCCGCGAGATCATCGAACTAACCGACGGGGACGTCCCAGTAAAAGAAGCAATCCAGAAACTGGTGCGATAG